AACTGTGCTTCTTGGTCAGCTGGTGCGGATTGCAGCGATTGAACAGGTGTCACTTCGCGTGAGATTTGCTCTGCTATGGTCAGTGTGTGGCTTGAGGTGGGCTCTAGCACAGTGGTCGATTTACGACGCGGTGGCGGTAGTGGAGTTGCCTCTACTTCCTCCTCAGTCTGACTGTAGTCGATAGCGGGCTCGGTGGGTAATGTGGCTACGAATTTGAGCCTGACTTCGGCTTCGATCGGTTCGCTGCTGACAGCTTTGGTAATGATGGGTTCCTCGACTGCTTGTGGTGATTCCACGGTAGGCAATGTGTGTTCATCCTCAGATAGAGGATGCTCCACTTCAGAGGGAGCTTGCTCCACTTCAGAGAGAGTATGTTCCACTTCGGAAAGCGGATGGTCCACTTCAGAAAGTTGCTCCACTTCAGATGGTGCCTGCTCGACTTCGGAGAGTGCTTGCTCCACTTCAGACGGTGCCTGCTCGCCCTCAGATTGTTGCAACTCTGTTTCAGACAGTGGTTGCTCCTCGATGACTTCTGTTTTACGGTACTCTTTGAGCATCTTTTCCATTTCCTCTTGTAGTTCCTTTTCCAAAGCTTCATCCAGCTCTTGGTCGATGCGTTCTTGATTCTCTTTAGTGTCCTCTTCGTCATACTGATCCGAGTACTTTCCAgtttcttcgtcttcttcgtACTCGCTGTCACGTAGTGTGCGTTCCACTTCATCATCCTCCAGCTTGCTATCGTAGTCGCTTTCAAGATGtgcctgctgcagctgttcCACAGCTGCATCCAAGTCTGCGGAGCTGGCAGCATAGTCGCTGAATGCAATCTCACCATGCTCCTCCTCTTCGCCAGCTGTTTCCACATCAGACTTGCTTTGCACCGAGCTATCAGAAAGCAGTCCTTCGCGTCGGAGTTCTTCCTCTTCACGACGAAGCTCGTCATCCTCCAGATCAGCGGTGCTAATGGGACGCACTATAAGAGAAGCCTGCACAGTGTCATCGGCTTCTCCAGTGCTGAGACTGGGTGTAGGGACACGGCGCTCAATGATCACCGCCGATGATGGCGTCTGTGGACGACTCAGAGACTTGGAGCGATCTGCCTGCGAAGATGCACGAGAACGTTCGGACATGCTTCTTTGGTTTGCATCACGGAAACGTGCCAATCCCTTGGCCAGCTGTTCGTCTTCGGTAAGCACACGTGCACCATCCACCTCATCTGGTTCTTGTGACTGCACACTGCGCAGCAAATCCTCCAGCGTTGTCTTGCCACCCGAACCCAAGGAACGACGTGGTTCAATGACCTTCATATCATCGGTTATCTCAAATTCTTCACACACAAAATCATCAGGTAACGGATCCGTTTGGGTAGACACCTCTACTTCAAACTCGCCCTGATCCATACTATCAGCATTGGATGAACTGGCAATGCGTTCGCTGTCCTCGTAGCTTTCCAAGGTGCCTCCCCGAGCGGAGCGACGTTCGCGTGGTGGacgcggtggcggtggcaatggGCGGAACTTCATTTTGTTAATGACTTCACCCGACTGAAGATTTAAGCGTGGCGAGTCGGGGCGCAGCAGTTCGCCGGGTTCCTCGTAGTCATCCTCCTCTTCCTGGAGCTGCTGTCGTGACGGCAGCGCGGCCGGCAATGTCGCGTAACTAGGGAATAGGGTTGTAAGGAGCATTAGATACTTGGACGTGGTCTGCGGCAAGCAAAGGCtgggcaaaaacaaaaattggcAAATAAAAGCTTGGAAGTGCAACTGTGTGTTTTAAGgattatgtttttatttgtttgtgtctAAGTGTCTAGGGTGTATTACGTTAAGTAGTATCTTGGTAGCTGGGTCTTAACTTAGGGCGTCTTAAGCCTACAACTTAACAACGAAAAGTAAAGCAACTTGATAACAAAATGCATTCGAGACAGTTCAAGATAAAGAAACAGGATCGCATAAAAGTCGCAACTTAAAATTGGAGACAACGCAACAAGCAACGGCAGGCGGCGAATTCTTACTTTGACTTGAGTAGCACTTGAGCAGTTGTCGAGTGAATGTGACTGCTGGGCAACTCTTCCAGATTGCCAGCGGAACGGCGACGCGGCACCAGTGGTGAATCCTCACTGGGCGTATACTGCTCTGGCGGCGGAGGCCGAGCTGGTGGCGGGGAGCCTCGAGATCCCCGTATGCTCGGCAATGTGGCGAATCTTTCACCAGGGGAGCGTGCGAATTTCTTGCGACGTGCTGGCGGCGTCGGCTTGGGCACTGGTTCCTTCCGCACTACGGCATAGCTAAAGTGTGTGGAAAGCAGAGAGCGCAACACCAAGCATTTGAGCACAAcgaagagaaaagaaagacAGAGCGAGACCCCTAATGCGACCTCTTAACTTACCCATCACTCTCCAGCATATCGATGACAAACTTTTCCTTGCTCTCTGCTCGGTGCGCATCCAGGCTCAGTGATTCGGCACCACGAGAGGTGCGTTCGTCCTCGGAGCGCTCCGTGCGTGCCGAGGTCGCATCCGTAAACCTATCGGGCGTGGCTAGCGGTATATGATGATGATATTCGTGCTCAGTGCGATAAACAATTACCTAAGGAGTTGGAAGAGATAGGCGAtcattataaattacaataatacaGAAAAGCTATACattcaaactaaaaaaattgCCTCAAGATTGAAAAAAGGAATCAAATTTAGATaaacgaaaaaattatattaaaaactacTTACATCTTCCTGTGGCTGCAAAAAGGTGTTCGATACTGATCTACCACCAAAACCATTAATGAACGAGTCCGCATCCTTTTCCTGCGATTTCTCTTCACGTGTGCGTTTCTTTTGGCGTCTTGGTGCCTGTGGTCGAGGTTGTGATTGTGGGGGTGACACCTCTGACGCTATACCGTCAGCAAACTTCAGATTATTAACCGCCTCTTGAGGGTCGACAAccgcctgttgctgctgctgttcgtgcATGGGAGGTCGCAAATATTCCTCATCGTCGTCAAAGTActgaatgctgctgctgccatcggCCATAGGAATATCCTGGCTGCCCTCTATGGAGTACTTGCTGCGACTGCGTGCCTTGCGCAGCGGACGCTTGGGCAGGAAGTCGCTGCCATTTTGAGACATGGACAAATCATCGCCATATTCGCTGCGCTGAAACTCTTGCGAATCCTCAAAGTCCGGGCGATAGTTGCGATGGAGTCGCCGTGGCTTTGGTGGAGGCACATCGTAGGAATAACCAACATGTTGCAGTGCATTGGGCACCTCGTAACCCTCCCGAATGGCATCGCTAATATACTGACGCAACTGAATGTTGTCTTCGGAAATGCCGCGCTTGCGCAAGAAGAACTCATCATCGTCGATTTGCTCCATGACGACCTTCTTGCCGGAACTGGCCGTGGACTGGGCATCCTGGCGATCGTGGTACTTGTAATAGCTTGCTTCCGCATCCAGTTCGGCCTTGCGCAgtaatttattcttttgtatgTCCTTCTCGGTCCAGCCTTCGGCATCGCGACTATCCTCGGAACGCAGATCCGAGTCTTGATGCACCATGGGTCTGCGTTTGAACTCACGTGTCCTCTGGCTAGAGATCTCGTGTATGGCACGATTCTCCTCATCGAATTCGGCAAACTGTTTGCTATCAGCAACGCCTCCTAAGATACCCATATCGGTTTGTGGCACCGCCTCGCTTGCTGTGTCCTCCTCCAAGTCTTCTTTCATGCGTCGTTCTAGCGAGGATTCTCGATCGAAGCTCTCCAGTTCACTGCCGTAGCGTCTGTAGCGTGATCCTTCGCTGTCATTGTAGCTGACATCGGAGAATTTATCCGCCCAGCGGGATCGCACTGGGCCCGGACCTCGATCACCTTGTGGGGAGCTCGTCGATGTCTGTGATGGCTGTGTTTCTGTGCTTGGTATAACACTTAGACTCTGACGCTCTGTACCCAGTGAGGACTCCATGGGGGGAAGAGGTTCCTCCACAGGTTTCTTTTTGCGGAAAGCCCTCGGATAGGTACCGAAGTTGAACTCGAACTTCTTCTTTTGTGGAGCAGGGGCTGcatctgctgttgttgctggtgatTCCGTGGATTCTTCGGGCATCTCAGTCTCATTCTCCTTAAAGCTTTTGCTGCGTCGCAGCTTCAGAGTTGAGAACTTCTCAGGTAGCTTAAACTTGGACATGTCCGGCTTGTTAAACTTGGTGAACTCAGGACGTTTTAAATCCTTAAATTTGGACATATCTGGTCGCTTAATTTCGGGCATTTTGATCTTGGAGAACTCCGGAGCAAAGCGGCGGCGTTCTTTGGCCTTGGGACTGCCCGAGACAGGCTTcggtttttgttgtgtgcgtAGCTTCGTGCGCAGCTTGCCCGCTTGATTGCGAATTCCGTCTTGCATTTTCTTGGTGCGATCCTGTGCTGATGCCATAAAACTCTTCTTGCGATTCTCCGGTTGCAGAGGAAGTTCCTCGAGGGCGCTCGAATCCACTTGGCTGGTGTGGATTTCATAGTCTGTGCGAGATTCAGTGCGTGGTGTGGTTCCCGTTGAGCTGAagtcaatatcaatatcaatatccaTGGGCTGCGAcggtggctgctgctggaggCTGCTGCCATTCTGGGCGGATGTCGTCGCCGGCAGTGTATCCATTTCTTGTGCCGGCGACACGCCCACAGGCTCGTAGTCATGATCActgcaaaaggaaaaacaaagtGATGTTACTGCAACAGTTAAGACTAAATTTGCAACAGATAATGTGAGTTGATCGTATTGTGTGTGGGTCTTTATAGCTGTTTGTTGCAAGCCAAGGTTAGAGAAGCCGCCACCCTACTTGGACTCCAAGTCATTGGAGAGATGTCGTGGGAGATAGATGTGTGTTCGGAGTAAGGGTATCAGGTAACGGTTATCGACCTGGGGGTAGCTGTTTGCTTACCGAGAGAAATATGTCCGCTCGAGGAAGTCTTGGtgttcgttttgcttttgggttAGGGGCGAATTAGACTCGAAATCCGCGAGACGCGATTTACGCTCgtcaaaattaaaactaacCGTCTTTGTCATGCGGGCCGCCGATGACCCAAACAGCAGCTGATCTTGCGATCCCGTCAGGCGACTGTTACGATCTTGCGACTGTGTGCGCTGTGACTCCCCAAATGGTGACTTGCTTTGCAACCCATAGCCACGTTGCTCTGATGGTGCACGCAACGGTCGATAAATATGACTGTCAGAGATTTGAATGGGAACAGAGATTAGGGGGCGACTGCCGTGACTAATCACGGATGCATCCTTGCTGGCCGAACTGCGAAATTCGGAGTCGCTTTGCGACCAGATGCTGGGCATCTCAATCTCACTGGAGTATAGATTTCTGTTGCCCGCCATGAAACTACTACTAGGGGCGCCTATGCTACTTATTGTTCCTCTGGGAACAGAGGACACTACAACTGGCGCAAAGGCCTCGCTGATGTCGACGGAGGCGCGTTCGGAGGCGGCAAAATCCTCACGACTGCTGTACATCGTCTGCGCATGTGGTGGCGGTGCCGGTGGTTTCGCTGGGCGTGCACTATACTGATCCATATCATCAACCTTCAAAGAGAAGGTCTCCGTCACACGCACAGATAGTGGTTCTGCTTCCTGGCGCTTCATCACATTCGCAGTGCTGCTCACAATCGACATGGGCTGCGGCTTGCTCTTGGTAAACACAGAAAGCATCTTGCTGGGAGAGGGTGATTTCTCCCGGTATGGAGAGTGTGATCTCTCCATCAAAGGAGAAGGTGTACGCGAACGTTTGGGAGATGGGGACTTTTGACGTGTTGAGTCCTGAGCCTTTGATGAGAACATAGACTTGAAACGTGAGGTATAGGAGGCACTCTTAACTTCCGGTATATCTGCTGGCATGGTAATGGCCCCGGCAATTGTAGCTGGAGGAGACACTATCATAGGCTGCCACTTGGTGGGACGTTCCGGCGAGAGCTGGCGCTCCGGAGTGTGCTGTCGTTTGAGCATTTGAGCTGGAGAGCTAACATCAGATGTAGTTGGAGTAGGACTAGAGGGA
This is a stretch of genomic DNA from Drosophila albomicans strain 15112-1751.03 chromosome 3, ASM965048v2, whole genome shotgun sequence. It encodes these proteins:
- the LOC117572017 gene encoding uncharacterized protein LOC117572017 isoform X3; this translates as MVYIFLSVVGNYVSLPGAGTGPTEQPTILLINGINDDPQQQQQQQQQQEQEKQKQFAKTALKLELDNNNESESASSLPNPTQSHVPTTPGGSHLLDLESHLIEDVNAEQSGVGIKELPPIEQELQQGTSKVEADGAAHVIEVEPAGAKTKQPVETLAPSHQIAEVDETATKTTTTTAAEVEVDVDVEAEVAEQVRQTAEQLVNEIERELIESLSKDVEQAKAEQDKQLKGELNELNSLTKQVDAQLNELTSILKSKPQSDIIVEQLNWEPKPKVELKLVEVPLPKSEEEEQERKEFIDSLPQIEQDRLSTDTDADAKRLSADCKREYYQSLKKYLLQGSQDKPPVPLQTYRWEDLRRAKDRGGYPWTHLYKRPLGPDEEPEIVLLLRKSQELRFKSESPKSLKKVRYDEQVLVKETERYIQDLSEDEIPTHTDDSSDESSDSDSDSERDQHNEDAISECISCVSDSVLAVGGRAKPRKTNRLAQIRDIIRRRRSGRTQDDAQSLPGNSANPSRQNSLHELAPPPGALVPTPGSTEKPPKKSKQSFDIMKKLKSLAERQKKRLNIKRITLKKDDKIVLGEQQKIMKLKASPKSKRGEIPHFIEKQDSDDILELVEYDESPCRKRNKEEDQEELPSTSAASVPQPDEIIELPVEQTKTEASTPALEVTEPDAEPVVTAESAADVEVASEPVEQSSEVESPPKKTPRLRREHVYEEIGQGEPQPLMELDSLKKSLMRQDNLAADDIAAAKPVPLDRMGSSEEDQVAAAAAEKANSSLLAPISSIDSTSSDEDRARLAQLSPVVEESDEPTEVSELRPVLKKEASPAPSDKKVTFSHVEDEAEPHREDVDLPEEVLEAATNAAKSKSDSDHDYEPVGVSPAQEMDTLPATTSAQNGSSLQQQPPSQPMDIDIDIDFSSTGTTPRTESRTDYEIHTSQVDSSALEELPLQPENRKKSFMASAQDRTKKMQDGIRNQAGKLRTKLRTQQKPKPVSGSPKAKERRRFAPEFSKIKMPEIKRPDMSKFKDLKRPEFTKFNKPDMSKFKLPEKFSTLKLRRSKSFKENETEMPEESTESPATTADAAPAPQKKKFEFNFGTYPRAFRKKKPVEEPLPPMESSLGTERQSLSVIPSTETQPSQTSTSSPQGDRGPGPVRSRWADKFSDVSYNDSEGSRYRRYGSELESFDRESSLERRMKEDLEEDTASEAVPQTDMGILGGVADSKQFAEFDEENRAIHEISSQRTREFKRRPMVHQDSDLRSEDSRDAEGWTEKDIQKNKLLRKAELDAEASYYKYHDRQDAQSTASSGKKVVMEQIDDDEFFLRKRGISEDNIQLRQYISDAIREGYEVPNALQHVGYSYDVPPPKPRRLHRNYRPDFEDSQEFQRSEYGDDLSMSQNGSDFLPKRPLRKARSRSKYSIEGSQDIPMADGSSSIQYFDDDEEYLRPPMHEQQQQQAVVDPQEAVNNLKFADGIASEVSPPQSQPRPQAPRRQKKRTREEKSQEKDADSFINGFGGRSVSNTFLQPQEDVIVYRTEHEYHHHIPLATPDRFTDATSARTERSEDERTSRGAESLSLDAHRAESKEKFVIDMLESDGYAVVRKEPVPKPTPPARRKKFARSPGERFATLPSIRGSRGSPPPARPPPPEQYTPSEDSPLVPRRRSAGNLEELPSSHIHSTTAQVLLKSNYATLPAALPSRQQLQEEEDDYEEPGELLRPDSPRLNLQSGEVINKMKFRPLPPPPRPPRERRSARGGTLESYEDSERIASSSNADSMDQGEFEVEVSTQTDPLPDDFVCEEFEITDDMKVIEPRRSLGSGGKTTLEDLLRSVQSQEPDEVDGARVLTEDEQLAKGLARFRDANQRSMSERSRASSQADRSKSLSRPQTPSSAVIIERRVPTPSLSTGEADDTVQASLIVRPISTADLEDDELRREEEELRREGLLSDSSVQSKSDVETAGEEEEHGEIAFSDYAASSADLDAAVEQLQQAHLESDYDSKLEDDEVERTLRDSEYEEDEETGKYSDQYDEEDTKENQERIDQELDEALEKELQEEMEKMLKEYRKTEVIEEQPLSETELQQSEGEQAPSEVEQALSEVEQAPSEVEQLSEVDHPLSEVEHTLSEVEQAPSEVEHPLSEDEHTLPTVESPQAVEEPIITKAVSSEPIEAEVRLKFVATLPTEPAIDYSQTEEEVEATPLPPPRRKSTTVLEPTSSHTLTIAEQISREVTPVQSLQSAPADQEAQLPSHLKELEVERLRVHALQAGQIQVSQLHGAQISADELACKSGQLVVQNIELPPGFIDDIVERVKEQRPSLLTTETQTSRQPSSEPATSDVEPPVKPPRQVKGMESSQTAVSQSNLDEQTQTEAALLPLPPPPAVYPSVEYLQSLAPLAFYNLQRSGEAEQAEAAAAAAAPTRASSIERKQPHKCRRRHVQEHLDSGDSEFEEQLVERPRSRSRRSRTRSATQPLEEYDEDQPKTVVQAGRQFISACSLELVSIINQLTNFVRGDTMEPAQQHQQPRNISALMMLFILITFGVLVFLLTGRQVHTHHWDYFNPPGNEGRQT
- the LOC117572017 gene encoding uncharacterized protein LOC117572017 isoform X5, which produces MLNSRRSASVGALPAEKKHFVSRVESASGASLDVRCACQFFQCDSLLPERVNPVDSRPGSRQSHHCDEHFPVDELSLHSFEVVSHADVAPSVDLSYMERFPELEQTAKTRGLVVRSISDATEPGAELPGSHGGLLAGRRRQLSMGGVSSGSVGRFGDTYSMRSGTSLRRISAGNSKTDLYCADINIPSTMGRATGGQRSASVSRRTSNADLFQASIVPGSMLPPQLNLIAATPLPGMGDLPPQFGSHQPSPAPSNQDFRNAKPPLSPDYMRPSAANKENQQPEDTLPQNRPIDVSRFAGDAVRPTSLYESDMKPLLSPYQPTVTPIDPLAETVAELEQIAQEHNIVNIRDNIQTQTRRPPSIASELSAKPLQVDELTKIEIISELPVVDIEAMVQIEEQKAVEHRSRSPRPARRPKSPPAPPPVMSTLQLPSSRPSSPTPTTSDVSSPAQMLKRQHTPERQLSPERPTKWQPMIVSPPATIAGAITMPADIPEVKSASYTSRFKSMFSSKAQDSTRQKSPSPKRSRTPSPLMERSHSPYREKSPSPSKMLSVFTKSKPQPMSIVSSTANVMKRQEAEPLSVRVTETFSLKVDDMDQYSARPAKPPAPPPHAQTMYSSREDFAASERASVDISEAFAPVVVSSVPRGTISSIGAPSSSFMAGNRNLYSSEIEMPSIWSQSDSEFRSSASKDASVISHGSRPLISVPIQISDSHIYRPLRAPSEQRGYGLQSKSPFGESQRTQSQDRNSRLTGSQDQLLFGSSAARMTKTVSFNFDERKSRLADFESNSPLTQKQNEHQDFLERTYFSRDHDYEPVGVSPAQEMDTLPATTSAQNGSSLQQQPPSQPMDIDIDIDFSSTGTTPRTESRTDYEIHTSQVDSSALEELPLQPENRKKSFMASAQDRTKKMQDGIRNQAGKLRTKLRTQQKPKPVSGSPKAKERRRFAPEFSKIKMPEIKRPDMSKFKDLKRPEFTKFNKPDMSKFKLPEKFSTLKLRRSKSFKENETEMPEESTESPATTADAAPAPQKKKFEFNFGTYPRAFRKKKPVEEPLPPMESSLGTERQSLSVIPSTETQPSQTSTSSPQGDRGPGPVRSRWADKFSDVSYNDSEGSRYRRYGSELESFDRESSLERRMKEDLEEDTASEAVPQTDMGILGGVADSKQFAEFDEENRAIHEISSQRTREFKRRPMVHQDSDLRSEDSRDAEGWTEKDIQKNKLLRKAELDAEASYYKYHDRQDAQSTASSGKKVVMEQIDDDEFFLRKRGISEDNIQLRQYISDAIREGYEVPNALQHVGYSYDVPPPKPRRLHRNYRPDFEDSQEFQRSEYGDDLSMSQNGSDFLPKRPLRKARSRSKYSIEGSQDIPMADGSSSIQYFDDDEEYLRPPMHEQQQQQAVVDPQEAVNNLKFADGIASEVSPPQSQPRPQAPRRQKKRTREEKSQEKDADSFINGFGGRSVSNTFLQPQEDVIVYRTEHEYHHHIPLATPDRFTDATSARTERSEDERTSRGAESLSLDAHRAESKEKFVIDMLESDGYAVVRKEPVPKPTPPARRKKFARSPGERFATLPSIRGSRGSPPPARPPPPEQYTPSEDSPLVPRRRSAGNLEELPSSHIHSTTAQVLLKSNYATLPAALPSRQQLQEEEDDYEEPGELLRPDSPRLNLQSGEVINKMKFRPLPPPPRPPRERRSARGGTLESYEDSERIASSSNADSMDQGEFEVEVSTQTDPLPDDFVCEEFEITDDMKVIEPRRSLGSGGKTTLEDLLRSVQSQEPDEVDGARVLTEDEQLAKGLARFRDANQRSMSERSRASSQADRSKSLSRPQTPSSAVIIERRVPTPSLSTGEADDTVQASLIVRPISTADLEDDELRREEEELRREGLLSDSSVQSKSDVETAGEEEEHGEIAFSDYAASSADLDAAVEQLQQAHLESDYDSKLEDDEVERTLRDSEYEEDEETGKYSDQYDEEDTKENQERIDQELDEALEKELQEEMEKMLKEYRKTEVIEEQPLSETELQQSEGEQAPSEVEQALSEVEQAPSEVEQLSEVDHPLSEVEHTLSEVEQAPSEVEHPLSEDEHTLPTVESPQAVEEPIITKAVSSEPIEAEVRLKFVATLPTEPAIDYSQTEEEVEATPLPPPRRKSTTVLEPTSSHTLTIAEQISREVTPVQSLQSAPADQEAQLPSHLKELEVERLRVHALQAGQIQVSQLHGAQISADELACKSGQLVVQNIELPPGFIDDIVERVKEQRPSLLTTETQTSRQPSSEPATSDVEPPVKPPRQVKGMESSQTAVSQSNLDEQTQTEAALLPLPPPPAVYPSVEYLQSLAPLAFYNLQRSGEAEQAEAAAAAAAPTRASSIERKQPHKCRRRHVQEHLDSGDSEFEEQLVERPRSRSRRSRTRSATQPLEEYDEDQPKTVVQAGRQFISACSLELVSIINQLTNFVRGDTMEPAQQHQQPRNISALMMLFILITFGVLVFLLTGRQVHTHHWDYFNPPGNEGRQT
- the LOC117572017 gene encoding trichohyalin isoform X6; this encodes MDTLPATTSAQNGSSLQQQPPSQPMDIDIDIDFSSTGTTPRTESRTDYEIHTSQVDSSALEELPLQPENRKKSFMASAQDRTKKMQDGIRNQAGKLRTKLRTQQKPKPVSGSPKAKERRRFAPEFSKIKMPEIKRPDMSKFKDLKRPEFTKFNKPDMSKFKLPEKFSTLKLRRSKSFKENETEMPEESTESPATTADAAPAPQKKKFEFNFGTYPRAFRKKKPVEEPLPPMESSLGTERQSLSVIPSTETQPSQTSTSSPQGDRGPGPVRSRWADKFSDVSYNDSEGSRYRRYGSELESFDRESSLERRMKEDLEEDTASEAVPQTDMGILGGVADSKQFAEFDEENRAIHEISSQRTREFKRRPMVHQDSDLRSEDSRDAEGWTEKDIQKNKLLRKAELDAEASYYKYHDRQDAQSTASSGKKVVMEQIDDDEFFLRKRGISEDNIQLRQYISDAIREGYEVPNALQHVGYSYDVPPPKPRRLHRNYRPDFEDSQEFQRSEYGDDLSMSQNGSDFLPKRPLRKARSRSKYSIEGSQDIPMADGSSSIQYFDDDEEYLRPPMHEQQQQQAVVDPQEAVNNLKFADGIASEVSPPQSQPRPQAPRRQKKRTREEKSQEKDADSFINGFGGRSVSNTFLQPQEDVIVYRTEHEYHHHIPLATPDRFTDATSARTERSEDERTSRGAESLSLDAHRAESKEKFVIDMLESDGYAVVRKEPVPKPTPPARRKKFARSPGERFATLPSIRGSRGSPPPARPPPPEQYTPSEDSPLVPRRRSAGNLEELPSSHIHSTTAQVLLKSNYATLPAALPSRQQLQEEEDDYEEPGELLRPDSPRLNLQSGEVINKMKFRPLPPPPRPPRERRSARGGTLESYEDSERIASSSNADSMDQGEFEVEVSTQTDPLPDDFVCEEFEITDDMKVIEPRRSLGSGGKTTLEDLLRSVQSQEPDEVDGARVLTEDEQLAKGLARFRDANQRSMSERSRASSQADRSKSLSRPQTPSSAVIIERRVPTPSLSTGEADDTVQASLIVRPISTADLEDDELRREEEELRREGLLSDSSVQSKSDVETAGEEEEHGEIAFSDYAASSADLDAAVEQLQQAHLESDYDSKLEDDEVERTLRDSEYEEDEETGKYSDQYDEEDTKENQERIDQELDEALEKELQEEMEKMLKEYRKTEVIEEQPLSETELQQSEGEQAPSEVEQALSEVEQAPSEVEQLSEVDHPLSEVEHTLSEVEQAPSEVEHPLSEDEHTLPTVESPQAVEEPIITKAVSSEPIEAEVRLKFVATLPTEPAIDYSQTEEEVEATPLPPPRRKSTTVLEPTSSHTLTIAEQISREVTPVQSLQSAPADQEAQLPSHLKELEVERLRVHALQAGQIQVSQLHGAQISADELACKSGQLVVQNIELPPGFIDDIVERVKEQRPSLLTTETQTSRQPSSEPATSDVEPPVKPPRQVKGMESSQTAVSQSNLDEQTQTEAALLPLPPPPAVYPSVEYLQSLAPLAFYNLQRSGEAEQAEAAAAAAAPTRASSIERKQPHKCRRRHVQEHLDSGDSEFEEQLVERPRSRSRRSRTRSATQPLEEYDEDQPKTVVQAGRQFISACSLELVSIINQLTNFVRGDTMEPAQQHQQPRNISALMMLFILITFGVLVFLLTGRQVHTHHWDYFNPPGNEGRQT